The following coding sequences lie in one Candidatus Omnitrophota bacterium genomic window:
- a CDS encoding oligosaccharide flippase family protein, translating to MTSPPRETPKNFSDQLIRNSGSSFVVLLGGRFALTLLSVLGVALTTRLLGVAGFGRWSMYLAVIYLVWTALTAWNYNALFRYGLEEYQQTRSLQLSFWTRNSILFPLLLLAIFALVKFEDPIQRYIGAPIPWLWILLGSLALIAKEISGTLLQACGRLRTFGIVDVAEKLLFVTGIVLVLFFKPDSPLMMVVGISILATAAVSIGILVSLSKFLGKPKTTRAEIIRHLRFSWPYIFQCLINTYVLNWVHLWLLRLWMDEAAVGIFALAYRAMSLTQNITTALQTLISPVVISWKTEGQTHRTAEFVRVLVPQMAFLWMSALSLAILFSPEICLLLGGPEFRRAGPPLGLLLIALLPSFLGSMYFKVLLAEERSLHIFLVNLGGSLVTIGASIFLIPRLGVYGSVAGVLLGFLTIAILSALAVSKTLPLRFGFPGGMALVPGAAFLAIVSSSSPQRILLSTLTLLLWVLLFKRLRIFAEKDILRMQQAGVPKIWCERVCRTFMILRLLPRQPCKNPEL from the coding sequence ATGACGAGTCCGCCTCGAGAGACCCCCAAGAACTTCAGCGACCAGCTCATCCGCAATAGCGGCTCCAGCTTTGTGGTGCTGCTCGGAGGCCGCTTTGCCCTCACTCTGCTCTCGGTGCTGGGCGTGGCCCTGACAACCCGGCTCCTCGGGGTGGCTGGATTCGGCCGGTGGAGCATGTACCTGGCCGTCATCTACTTGGTCTGGACTGCTCTGACCGCCTGGAATTACAATGCCCTCTTTCGCTACGGGCTGGAGGAATACCAACAAACCCGCAGCCTTCAACTGAGTTTTTGGACCCGCAACAGTATTCTTTTCCCCCTCCTTTTGCTCGCCATTTTCGCCCTCGTGAAGTTTGAGGACCCGATTCAACGGTATATCGGAGCGCCCATACCCTGGCTTTGGATACTTCTGGGAAGTCTTGCTCTCATTGCCAAAGAAATATCCGGCACCCTCTTACAAGCCTGCGGCCGGCTGCGCACCTTTGGGATTGTGGACGTTGCCGAGAAGCTGCTCTTTGTGACCGGTATTGTTTTGGTCCTCTTCTTCAAACCGGATTCTCCCCTCATGATGGTCGTGGGCATTTCGATACTGGCCACTGCGGCCGTAAGTATCGGTATTCTTGTAAGCCTGTCAAAATTTCTGGGAAAGCCCAAGACTACTCGAGCGGAAATTATCCGGCACTTGCGCTTTTCCTGGCCATATATTTTCCAATGTCTGATCAACACCTATGTCCTCAATTGGGTTCATTTATGGCTGCTGCGACTCTGGATGGATGAGGCTGCCGTTGGGATCTTTGCCCTGGCATATAGAGCCATGAGCTTGACTCAAAACATCACCACCGCGCTGCAAACACTGATCAGCCCTGTGGTCATTTCCTGGAAGACCGAAGGACAAACGCACCGCACAGCGGAATTTGTCCGCGTCCTTGTCCCGCAAATGGCTTTCTTGTGGATGAGCGCGCTCAGTCTGGCAATCCTGTTCAGCCCGGAAATTTGTTTGCTTCTGGGAGGGCCGGAGTTCAGAAGAGCGGGCCCGCCCTTAGGACTCCTCCTGATTGCGCTTTTGCCGAGCTTTCTGGGCTCCATGTACTTCAAGGTTCTCTTGGCGGAAGAACGCTCTCTGCACATTTTTCTGGTGAACCTGGGCGGTTCGCTGGTCACCATCGGTGCATCCATATTTCTTATTCCCCGTCTTGGGGTATATGGATCCGTGGCAGGTGTTCTCCTGGGATTCCTAACCATTGCCATACTTTCCGCCCTTGCCGTGTCCAAGACACTGCCGCTAAGATTCGGTTTCCCCGGCGGGATGGCTCTTGTGCCCGGAGCTGCCTTCCTGGCGATTGTGAGTTCCTCTTCACCGCAACGGATTCTGCTGAGCACACTTACTCTGCTGCTTTGGGTCCTGCTCTTCAAACGACTCCGTATTTTCGCTGAAAAAGATATTTTGCGGATGCAACAAGCAGGCGTTCCAAAGATCTGGTGTGAAAGAGTCTGCCGTACGTTCATGATTCTCAGGCTCTTGCCAAGACAACCCTGCAAGAATCCCGAGCTATAG
- a CDS encoding glycosyltransferase family 39 protein, translated as MSRAEIKEVRCFRIEILLLLAAVLVFCLPFTGKAYHVDSAYFVGFSRETRSQTVHANFARYTFPGYVFGQPMTLSKSFFHPPFLVHLLRGFRSVVPQASEVHYHLLMLCFTFISVLFCYLVARMYTSHAFWVALGLLCTPGFLLNAHNVMSDVPALALILGGIYYFLRSWDSQSPWNAPASVLFFFCGSMIRYTTFWIIPALLAFGWFSSGWKGIRTVALRLLLPWGVAILVLLGSLWPLGLEPIFGFHAEWLKYLWAFRNITEDRAEILASLIISLGGATIFPVFLIVFHKPTIRRWIGLLVAAGGIVLACGLLRQELCAHTLLNRVLLMVCLLAGVGALFLPFSDWRDPKKGFLLWWILSYAFLAIMLLPFGAVRYWLPVIPPVLLLWVLRFDADRAKKLLRPAVMLTALVGLLVAAADYHLANSCRQFVDNIVKRGFLNKQSECWYIGEWGFRYYMHVAGASYLAKDKEPEPGDFVFRSDLACPWRLSEENEMRLMEIQRFDLESDSPIRTMSHKALSGFYSHAWGFLPYAFSRGPVESVTLYVVGEPAAGRE; from the coding sequence ATGTCCAGGGCTGAAATCAAGGAAGTCAGGTGCTTCCGGATTGAGATCCTGCTTTTATTGGCGGCAGTGTTGGTTTTTTGTCTCCCGTTTACCGGTAAAGCCTACCATGTGGATAGTGCTTATTTTGTTGGGTTTTCCAGAGAAACACGTTCACAAACCGTGCATGCGAACTTTGCCCGGTACACTTTTCCAGGATACGTGTTTGGCCAGCCCATGACCCTGTCCAAGTCTTTTTTTCACCCGCCCTTTCTTGTACATCTTCTTCGTGGTTTTCGCTCGGTTGTGCCGCAAGCATCAGAGGTCCATTATCATCTGCTCATGCTGTGCTTCACATTCATTAGTGTTCTTTTCTGCTATTTAGTTGCACGAATGTATACTTCGCATGCCTTTTGGGTGGCTCTGGGGCTCCTGTGCACTCCGGGATTTCTTCTAAATGCTCACAATGTGATGAGTGATGTTCCGGCCCTGGCTCTGATCCTTGGAGGAATTTATTATTTCCTCCGCAGCTGGGACTCCCAGAGTCCGTGGAATGCGCCGGCGAGCGTGCTGTTCTTCTTTTGTGGATCCATGATCCGGTATACGACTTTTTGGATCATTCCGGCGCTGCTGGCTTTTGGGTGGTTCTCCTCGGGCTGGAAAGGCATTCGTACTGTGGCGCTGCGGCTGCTCTTACCTTGGGGTGTGGCCATCCTGGTACTCTTGGGAAGTCTGTGGCCTTTAGGGCTGGAGCCTATCTTTGGGTTTCATGCGGAGTGGCTGAAGTATTTATGGGCGTTCAGAAATATAACAGAAGACCGGGCAGAGATCCTTGCCAGTCTGATTATCTCATTGGGAGGAGCGACGATTTTCCCGGTCTTTCTTATTGTGTTTCACAAACCCACTATCCGAAGGTGGATAGGACTTCTTGTTGCCGCAGGGGGTATTGTTTTGGCTTGCGGGCTTCTGCGACAGGAGCTTTGTGCTCACACACTTTTGAATCGCGTCTTGCTCATGGTGTGTCTCTTGGCCGGCGTGGGGGCGCTTTTCTTGCCATTTTCGGATTGGCGAGACCCTAAAAAGGGTTTTCTATTGTGGTGGATCCTAAGTTATGCCTTTTTGGCAATTATGTTGCTGCCGTTCGGAGCTGTACGCTATTGGTTGCCGGTCATTCCCCCGGTTCTCTTGCTTTGGGTGCTTCGGTTTGACGCGGACCGGGCAAAGAAATTGTTGAGGCCTGCGGTAATGCTGACCGCATTGGTGGGTTTGCTCGTGGCTGCAGCAGACTATCACCTGGCCAACAGTTGCCGGCAGTTTGTGGACAATATCGTTAAGAGGGGATTTCTAAATAAGCAGAGTGAGTGTTGGTATATCGGGGAGTGGGGATTCCGTTACTATATGCACGTGGCGGGCGCTTCCTATCTGGCAAAAGACAAAGAGCCTGAGCCGGGGGATTTTGTGTTCCGGTCGGACCTTGCATGTCCTTGGCGTTTATCTGAGGAGAATGAAATGCGGTTGATGGAGATACAACGCTTTGACCTTGAATCAGATTCTCCAATTCGAACGATGTCTCACAAAGCTCTGTCAGGATTTTATTCGCATGCGTGGGGATTTCTGCCCTATGCCTTTTCCCGGGGGCCGGTTGAGAGCGTCACTCTTTATGTTGTTGGTGAGCCTGCCGCCGGGCGAGAATGA
- a CDS encoding glycosyltransferase: MDLSIVIPIRNEAAAIEALQGSLVEVLSQLNLSSEVILCDDDSTDGSNYLIRTACKEDSRFRLHSMSKHSGQMATLTEGLMIAQGSLLMTLDADLQIHPREIPRFVEKIKSGCDFVNGHRTSRAKRSRPRKLASRLTARYLDLLSGQSHVDWGCGMTAFTRECWGRALETINGKTLTKFDLIASAKCVGCVDVVEEARQTGSSKYMPLQGCKTLIWYACRATSSRLRKVFKKPA, translated from the coding sequence ATGGACCTGTCCATCGTTATCCCTATCCGGAATGAGGCCGCGGCAATAGAAGCTCTTCAAGGATCTCTGGTCGAGGTTCTATCCCAACTCAACTTGAGCTCTGAGGTTATTCTCTGCGACGATGACAGTACGGACGGTAGCAACTACCTGATAAGGACGGCCTGCAAGGAGGACTCCCGTTTCCGCCTCCATTCCATGTCCAAGCACAGCGGACAAATGGCCACTTTGACCGAGGGACTGATGATCGCTCAAGGGTCTCTGCTCATGACCCTCGATGCAGACCTGCAAATTCATCCTAGAGAAATCCCGCGTTTTGTGGAAAAAATTAAATCAGGGTGTGACTTTGTAAACGGCCACCGCACAAGCCGGGCAAAAAGATCAAGGCCCAGAAAATTGGCGTCCAGACTGACCGCTCGTTACCTCGACTTGCTCTCAGGACAAAGTCACGTGGATTGGGGATGCGGAATGACGGCATTTACGCGGGAGTGTTGGGGACGAGCGCTTGAGACCATCAATGGGAAGACATTGACGAAATTTGATTTGATCGCTTCCGCGAAATGCGTGGGCTGTGTGGATGTTGTGGAGGAAGCCAGGCAAACAGGGAGCTCAAAATACATGCCGCTGCAGGGCTGCAAAACTCTGATTTGGTATGCGTGCAGGGCCACAAGTTCCCGGCTGCGGAAAGTTTTTAAGAAGCCAGCATAG
- a CDS encoding DJ-1/PfpI family protein: MSKRVLVPIADGTEEIEAVTVIDVLRRAGAEVLVASVTDEEVVASRGVRLIADDLIENCVDEEYDLIVLPGGMPGADFLAECDELIELLHRHRDAGKIYAAICAAPAIVLEHHGLLENCRATAHPNYSSKLGNQEAVDCRVVIDGNCVTSRGPGTAMEFALTLVELLYGPEKRAQVAGPMLAS; this comes from the coding sequence ATGTCCAAACGAGTCCTTGTCCCGATAGCCGACGGAACAGAAGAGATTGAAGCCGTCACGGTGATTGATGTGTTGCGCCGGGCCGGGGCCGAGGTTCTTGTCGCGTCTGTGACGGACGAGGAAGTCGTGGCCTCCAGGGGTGTTCGCCTGATTGCCGATGATCTGATCGAGAATTGTGTGGATGAGGAGTACGATCTCATTGTTTTGCCCGGCGGCATGCCGGGGGCCGATTTTCTGGCCGAATGTGACGAGTTGATCGAACTCCTCCACCGCCACCGGGATGCCGGAAAGATTTATGCCGCGATTTGCGCGGCGCCGGCAATTGTTCTGGAGCACCACGGTTTGCTGGAGAATTGCCGGGCAACCGCCCACCCCAATTATTCTTCAAAACTGGGTAACCAGGAGGCCGTGGATTGCAGAGTGGTGATCGACGGGAATTGTGTGACCAGCAGGGGCCCGGGTACGGCCATGGAATTCGCTCTGACCCTGGTGGAATTACTCTACGGGCCCGAAAAGAGGGCGCAGGTGGCTGGCCCTATGCTGGCTTCTTAA